The following are encoded together in the Glycine soja cultivar W05 chromosome 5, ASM419377v2, whole genome shotgun sequence genome:
- the LOC114412564 gene encoding potassium transporter 7-like produces MANPKTKSHHSLGGEDDPDSTESRWVFQEDEDPSEIEDFDAADLRHQSMFDSDDEDNAEQRLVRTGPRIDSFDVEALEVPGAHRNDYEDVSVGKGILLAFQTLGVVFGDVGTSPLYTFSVMFRKAPIKGNEDILGALSLVLYTLILIPLVKYVLVVLWANDDGEGGTFALYSLICRNAKVSLLPNQLRSDARISSFRLKVPSPELERSLKIKERLETSVTLKKILLLFVLAGISMVMANGVVTPAMSVLSSLNGLKVGVDAIKQDEVVMISVACLVILFSVQKYGTSKVGLAVGPALFIWFCSLAGIGIFNLVKYDSSVLRAFNPIHIYYFFARNSTKAWYSLGGCLLCATGSEAMFADLCYFSVQSVQLTFVFLVLPCLLLGYLGQAAYLMENHADAGNAFYSSVPSGAFWPTFLIANIAALIASRAMTTATFSCIKQSAALGCFPRLKIIHTSRKFMGQIYIPVINWFLLAVSLVLVCSISSIDEIGNAYGIAELGVMMMTTILVTLVMLLIWQIHIIVVLSFAVVFLGLELTFFSSVLWSVTDGSWIILVFAVIMFFIMFVWNYGSKLKYETEVKQKLSMDLMRELGCNLGTIRAPGIGLLYNELVKGIPGIFGHFLTTLPAVHSMIIFVSIKYVPVPMVPQSERFLFRRVCQRSYHIFRCIARYGYKDVRKENHQTFEQLLMESLEKFIRREAQERSLESEGDDDTDSEDEYSGSRVLIAPNGSVYSLGVPLLADFNDTTIPIPNFEASTSEEANPESPKPPVLDAEQSLERELSFIRKAKESGVVYLLGHGDIRARKDSWFIKKLIINYFYAFLRKNCRSGITNLSVPHSHMMQVGMTYMV; encoded by the exons ATGGCAAACCCTAAAACCAAAAGTCACCATTCCCTGGGCGGCGAGGACGATCCCGACTCGACCGAATCGCGGTGGGTCTTCCAGGAGGACGAGGATCCCTCCGAGATCGAGGACTTCGATGCCGCAGATTTGCGCCACCAGTCCATGTTCGATTCTGACGACGAGGACAATGCCGAGCAGAGACTCGTTCGCACCGGTCCCCGAATCGATTCCTTCGACGTCGAAGCCCTTGAGGTTCCCGGCGCTCACAGAAACGACTACGAG GATGTTAGTGTGGGAAAAGGAATTTTGTTGGCTTTTCAAACTCTCGGTGTTGTCTTTGGCGATGTTGGAACGAGTCCTTTGTATACCTTCAGTGTTATGTTTAGGAAGGCTCCTATTAAGGGAAATGAAGATATTCTTGGAGCCTTGTCGCTTGTTTTGTACACTTTAATCTTGATTCCGTTAGTGAAGTACGTCCTTGTTGTTCTGTGGGCCAACGACGATGGGGAAG GTGGTACTTTTGCGTTGTACTCGTTGATTTGTCGAAATGCTAAGGTGAGTCTTCTTCCCAATCAGTTGCGATCGGATGCCCGAATATCAAGCTTTAGGCTAAAGGTGCCGTCTCCTGAGCTTGAAAGGTCTTTAAAAATCAAGGAGAGGCTAGAGACTTCAGTGACTCTGAAGAAGATTCTACTATTATTTGTTCTTGCTGGTATTTCCATGGTGATGGCTAACGGGGTTGTTACACCAGCAATGTCAG TACTATCATCTCTTAATGGTTTGAAAGTTGGGGTAGATGCAATTAAGCAAG ATGAAGTGGTGATGATTTCTGTTGCCTGCCTTGTCATTTTGTTTAGTGTACAGAAGTATGGAACAAGTAAAGTGGGGCTTGCTGTAGGACCTGCTTTGTTTATATGGTTTTGTTCTCTTGCGGGCATTGGTATATTCAACCTTGTCAAATATGACAGCAGTGTTTTGAGGGCATTTAATCctattcatatatattatttctttgCAAGGAATTCAACTAAAGCATGGTATTCTCTTGGGGGCTGTCTTCTTTGTGCAACTG GCTCTGAGGCTATGTTTGCAGATCTTTGCTATTTCTCTGTACAATCAGTTCAG CTTACATTTGTATTTCTTGTTTTACCATGCCTACTGTTGGGTTATTTGGGTCAAGCTGCATACCTTATGGAAAACCATGCTGATGCTGGTAATGCCTTTTATTCTTCTGTTCCAA GTGGTGCATTCTGGCCAACTTTCCTCATTGCTAACATTGCTGCATTAATTGCAAGTCGGGCTATGACAACAGCCACATTTTCTTGTATAAAACAGTCAGCTGCTCTTGGTTGTTTCCCTCgtcttaaaataattcatacCTCTCGGAAATTCATGGGCCAGATCTATATCCCTGTCATAAACTGGTTTCTCTTGGCTGTTTCTTTGGTGCTTGTCTGTTCTATATCCAGCATTGATGAGATTGGAAATGCATatg GCATTGCTGAGCTGGGGGTGATGATGATGACCACTATTTTAGTAACTCTTGTTATGCTTCTTATATGGCAGATACACATCATTGTAGTGCTGAGTTTTGCTGTAGTCTTCCTGGGATTGGAGTTGACTTTCTTTTCATCAGTTCTGTGGAGTGTAACGGATGGAAGTTGGATTATATTGGTCTTTGctgtaataatgttttttataatgtttgtATGGAATTATGGGAGCAAGCTCAAGTATGAAACTGAAGTAAAGCAAAAGCTGTCAATGGATTTGATGCGAGAATTAGGCTGCAATCTTGGGACAATACGAGCTCCTGGGATTGGTTTGCTCTATAATGAGTTGGTCAAAGGAATTCCAGGCATTTTTGGGCATTTTCTAACCACACTTCCAGCAGTACACTCTATGATCATATTTGTGAGTATTAAGTATGTTCCAGTCCCTATGGTGCCTCAAAGTGAAAGGTTCCTTTTTAGGCGAGTTTGCCAGAGAAGCTATCATATATTTCGCTGTATTGCCAG GTATGGTTACAAAGATGTTCGCAAAGAAAATCACCAAACTTTTGAGCAACTGCTGATGGAGAGCTTAGAGAAGTTTATACGTCGTGAGGCTCAGGAAAGGTCGCTCGAGAGTGAAGGGGATGATGATACTGATTCTGAGGATGAGTACTCTGGTTCTAGGGTTCTCATAGCTCCCAATGGGAGTGTTTATTCACTTGGTGTTCCTCTTCTGGCTGATTTTAATGATACAACCATACCCATACCCAATTTTGAAGCAAGCACATCTGAGGAAGCAAACCCTGAATCTCCTAAGCCCCCAGTGCTTGATGCTGAGCAGAGTCTCGAAAGAGAGCTATCTTTTATACGCAAGGCTAAAGAATCTGGAGTTGTTTATCTTCTTGGTCACGGGGATATAAGAGCAAGAAAAGACTCATGGTTTATCAAGAAGCtaattataaactatttttatgcCTTTCTGAGAAAGAACTGCCGAAGTGGGATCACAAATTTAAGTGTACCCCATTCACATATGATGCAGGTTGGCATGACCTACATGGTTTGA